ACCCCTTCGCCGGATTCGGCGGCCTCGGCGACATCATGGACGCGTTCTTCGGTGGCGGATCCGGCGGCGCCGCCGGACGTGGACCGCGCAGCCGGATGCAGCAGGGATCCGACGCCCTGTTGCGGCTGGAGCTGACGCTGGAGGAGTGCGCCCAGGGAGTCAACCGCGATGTCACCGTCGACACGGCTGTCGTCTGTGACACCTGTGAGGGTGGCGGCTCCAGCGCGGGCAGCGCCCCCTCCACCTGTGACACCTGTGAGGGCCGCGGCGAGATCCAGTCGGTGCAGCGCTCCTTCCTCGGGCAGGTCATGACCTCGCGTCCCTGCCCCGTCTGCCGCGGCTTCGGCGAGGTGATCACGGATCCCTGCCAGCAGTGCGGTGGCGACGGGCGGGTGCGTTCCCGGCGCACCATCACGGTGAAGATCCCGGCCGGTGTCGGTGACGGGATGCGGGTCCGGCTCGCCGGTGAGGGCGAGGTCGGCCCCGGCGGTGGTCCCGCCGGCGACCTGTTCGTCGAGGTCGAGGAACTGCAACACGAGCGGTTCGTCCGCGACGGTGCCGATCTGCACTGCCACGTCCAGGTGCCCATGACCGCGGCGGCGCTGGGCACGGTGGTCAACATCCGAACCCTCGAGGACGAGGAGGAGCTGACGGTCGAGCCCGGCACGCAGCCGGGTACCGAGTACGTGCTCGACGGCCGTGGGTTGCCCAAGCTGCGTTCCAACGGGCGGGTGAGCGGCCACGGTGACCTGCACGTTCACCTGGATGTGCGGGTGCCGACGAAACTGGACGAGGACCAGGCCGACCTGCTGCGGCAGTTGGCCACCGTGCGTGAGGAGGAGCAGCCCGAACCCACCGTCAGTGCCGGTGGCAACGGGCATCGCAACGGCATCTTCTCCCGTTTCCGAGGCTTCGGTCACCGCTGATCCCGTCCACATCGCTGGTTCCGCCCGGCCCCGTGCTCGCGGGGTCGGAACGGGACGCGGTCCCCGCGCGGCCTGGCCGTCCAACGTGTTTCGGCTCGTCTCCCGGAAGGGGTTAGCGCGATGTCATCCACCCTCCCGGTCTTCTCGGTCGAGGAGCTGCCCACGGGCGAGCTCACCCGGCTGGACGGCCCCGAGGGCAAGCACGCCGCCACGGTGCGTCGGATGCGTTCCGGCGCCCGGCTGTTGCTGTCGGACGGACGGGGCGGTGTGGCCGAGTGTCTGGTGACCGAGGTCGCCAGGGACGCCCTGGACCTGGAGGTGGTGCGGCGGGACAGGGTCCCCGCCGCCGAACCCCGGGTTCGGCTGGTCCAGGCGCTGGTCAAGGGTGACCGTGGTGAACTCGCCGTCGAACTGGCCACGGAGGCGGGGGTCGATCTCGTCACTCCCTGGCGGGCCGAGCGTTGTGTGGCGCGCTGGGAGGACGGCCCTCGTGGCGCCAAGGCACTGGCGCGGTGGCGCAATTCCGCGCTGCAGGCCGCCAAACAGGCACGCAGGGCCTGGATCCCCACGGTGACCGAGCCCTGCTCCACCTCGGAGGTCGCGGAGACGCTGCGTGGCCGCGAGGCCGCTTTCGTGCTGCACGAGTCCGCCGAGCTCGGACTGGCCGACGTCGAGCTGCCCACAGCCGGTGAGATCGCCGTGGTCGTCGGCCCGGAGGGCGGCATCACCGATCAGGAGCTGTCTACACTGCGTGCGGCGGGGGTCCGACCGGTCCGACTGGGGCACGAGGTGCTGCGGGCCTCCACCGCGGGTGCCGTGGCGCTCGGAGCGCTGGGCGCACTCACGCCCCGCTGGCGGTGATCGGGGGTCGGGATCGGGGATCGAGCGGAGCACCCGGTCACGGCGTGATCGGTGGTGGATAGTCTCGCGGGCATGACCGATACCGAACCCTCCCTGTTCGAACGGATGATCGCGGGCGAGATCCCCGCCGATTTCGTGCACACCGACGAGCGCACGATCGCGATCCGCGACATCAGCCCGCAGGCGCCGGTCCACGTGCTGGTGGTCCCCCGCGAGCGGTACCGCAACGCGGCCGAGCTGGCCGCGGCGGATCCGGAGCTGTTGTCCGAACTCGTCAGGGTGGCGGGCCGGATCGCCGAGAGCGAGGGGATCACGGAATCGGGGTACCGCCTGTTGTTCAACACCAACTCCGATGCCGGGCAGACCATCTTCCACGTGCATCTGCACCTGCTCGGCGGACGCCAGTTGGGGCCGTTGGCCTGACCGGTCGACCTGACCACACCGACAGCGGGGGTGTGCTCGGCGCGTTCCGGGGAACGAACATCGGCGCTAATCCAGTTGTTCGTTGCTCTACCATTGACAGTGACAGGATCCAGTACCGAAATCGCGCTTCAGCGCAGGAAGCAGGCCGGTAACAGCGTGGCCGGAACCGCAGCGGACGGGGCGGCGGCTCGTTCGGGAAACGAGTCGTCCCAGCCCCAGAAGGCACAGTCCACCCGAACAGTGCCCGACACGGCGGTGCTCGCCCTGCTCGGCTCGAAGGACGAGAACCTTCGGACCGCGGAGGAGGCACTCGACGCCGATGTCCACGTACGGGGCAACGAGGTGAGCATCTCCGGGGAGCCCACCGAGGTCGCGTTCGCCGAGCGGGTGTTCGACGAACTCATCGAGCTGGTTTCCAAGGGCAACCAGCTCACCCCCGACATCGTGCGTCGCAGCGTGACGATGCTTTCCGCCAGTAACGGGGACTCACCCAGTGACGTGCTGACCATGGACGTGCTGTCCCGTCGCGGGCGCAGTATCCGTCCGAAGACCGCCAACCAGAAGCGCTACGTCGACGCCATCGACGAGAACACGGTCGTCTTCGGCATCGGACCGGCCGGAACCGGCAAGACCTATCTGGCGATGGCCAAGGCGGTGCAGGCTCTGCAGGCCAAGGAGGTCAACCGCATCATCCTCATCCGGCCCGCCGTGGAGGCCGGGGAGCGGTTGGGGTACCTGCCGGGAAGCCTCTACGAGAAGATCGATCCCTATCTGCGGCCGCTCTACGACGCGCTGTACGACATGATCGACCCCGAATCGGTCCCCAGGCTGACCCAGGCCGGAACCATCGAGGTCGCCCCGTTGGCTTACATGCGCGGACGTACCCTCAACGACGCCTTCATCATCCTCGACGAGGCGCAGAACACCACGCCGGAACAGATGAAGATGTTTCTGACCAGGTTGGGTTTCGGCTCCAAGATCGTGGTTACCGGTGACGTGACGCAGATCGACCTGCCCGGTGGTCAGCGCAGCGGACTCAAGGTCGTCCGCGAGATCCTGGAGGGGATCGACGACATCCTGTTCTCGACCCTGGACAGCCAGGACGTGGTGCGGCATCGCCTGGTCGGTGAGATCGTCAACGCGTACGACCGTTGGCAGGAACACCAGGACGGTGAGGGCGGCAATCCTGCCCGAAAGACACGAATCTCCGAGGGGCGGGCGCACGAGCAGGCATGAGTATCGAGATAGCCAACGAGTCCGTCGTACGGGTGCCCGAGACCACCATCGTCTCCGTTGCCCGCTTCACGCTGGACCGCATGGGCGTGAGCAGGTTGGCCGAGCTGTCCATCGTGCTGGTCGAGCTCGACGTGATGGCCGACCTGCACGAGCGCTGGATGGACCTGTCAGGTCCCACCGACGTGATGGCGTTCCCCATGGAGGAGTACGAGGCGCCACGCGGGCAGGACTCCACCGAGACCAGCCCGGGACTGCTCGGTGACATCGTGCTGTGTCCCGAGTTCGCCAGGGATCAGGCACGCAAGGCCGGTCACGGGATGGAGGACGAACTCTACCTGCTCACGGTGCACGGGGTGCTGCACCTGCTCGGCTATGACCACGCCGAGCCGGAGGAGGAGCGCGAGATGTTCGCGTTGCAGAACCGGCTGCTCGCCGAGTTCCGCGAGGCCAAGACGGAGGCCGATCGCGCCGCACAGCAACGCGACGCCGATTCACGAGTGTTGGGTGTGGTGGGGCTCGACGAGTCCCAGGAGGCCACGGCCGACGGCGATTCCGAACGGTAACGGACTTTCTCATAGTGTTCACCGGAATCATGGCGCTGCTGGTGTGGGCCGTGTTGTTGGTGTTGGCGGCCGGTGTGTTCGCGGCTGCCGACGCGGCCATCGGAACGGCTTCGCACGCCAGAGTCGAGGAGCTACTGCGGCAGGGAAGAGCCGGAGCGGCACAGTTCGCCAGGGTGCTGGCCGACCGCCCCAGGCACGTCAACCTGTTGCTGCTGTTGCGGTTGACCTGCGAGCTCACCGCGACGGTGCTGGTAACCGTGATGGTGCTCGAGGTGAGCGCCACGCCCGGCTGGTCGGTGCTGTTCGCCGTGCTGATCATGTTGGTGGTTTCCTACGTGCTCGTCGGCGTGGGACCGCGAACCATAGGTCGCCAGCATCCCTACGGGGTGGGACTCGTGGTGGCGGGACCGGTAGCCGTGCTGGCCCGTCTGCTCAACCCGCTGACGCGGTTGCTGATTTTCGTGGGAAACGCCATCACTCCCGGCCGTGGTTTCCGTGAGGGGCCGTTCTCCTCGGAAGTGGAGCTGCGGGAACTCGTCGATCTGGCCGGGGAACGCGGCGTGGTCGCCGCCGGTGAGCGCGAGATGATCCACTCGGTCTTCGAGCTCGGCGACACCACGGCACGCGAGGTGATGGTGCCGCGCACCGAGATGATCTGGATCGAGCGCGTCAAGACTCCCCGGCAGGCACTGGCGCTCGCCCTGCGTTCCGGTTTCTCCCGTATTCCCGTGATCGGTGACAGTGTCGACGACATCGTCGGGATCGTCACGCTCAAGGAACTGGCCAGGATGACCACCGAGCGCGGCGAGTCCTCCGATTCCGAGAGCGTCCGGGTCTCCGAGCTGATGCGGGAGGCCAGTTTCGTGCCGGATTCCAAGCGGCTGGACGAGTTGCTCAAGGAGATGCAGCTCTCGCGCAGTCACATGGCTATAGCCGTGGACGAGTACGGCGGCACGGCGGGACTGCTGACCATCGAGGACATCATCGAGGAGATCGTCGGTGAGATCACCGACGAGTCAGACCGGGAGGAACACCGTCCGGTCGAGTGGCTCGACGAGGAACTGGTTCGGGTCAGTTCACGGTTGCCGGTGGCCGATCTCGCGAGCCTGTT
This portion of the Actinopolyspora lacussalsi genome encodes:
- a CDS encoding molecular chaperone DnaJ (product_source=KO:K03686; cath_funfam=1.10.287.110,2.10.230.10,2.60.260.20; cog=COG0484; ko=KO:K03686; pfam=PF00226,PF00684,PF01556; smart=SM00271; superfamily=46565,49493; tigrfam=TIGR02349), encoding MAKDYYGILGVSKDATQDQIKRAYRKLARELHPDVNQEDGAQERFREVSTAYEVLSDPQKRQMVDLGGDPMDSGGGAAGGRAGGDPFAGFGGLGDIMDAFFGGGSGGAAGRGPRSRMQQGSDALLRLELTLEECAQGVNRDVTVDTAVVCDTCEGGGSSAGSAPSTCDTCEGRGEIQSVQRSFLGQVMTSRPCPVCRGFGEVITDPCQQCGGDGRVRSRRTITVKIPAGVGDGMRVRLAGEGEVGPGGGPAGDLFVEVEELQHERFVRDGADLHCHVQVPMTAAALGTVVNIRTLEDEEELTVEPGTQPGTEYVLDGRGLPKLRSNGRVSGHGDLHVHLDVRVPTKLDEDQADLLRQLATVREEEQPEPTVSAGGNGHRNGIFSRFRGFGHR
- a CDS encoding phosphate starvation-inducible PhoH-like protein (product_source=KO:K06217; cath_funfam=3.40.50.300; cog=COG1702; ko=KO:K06217; pfam=PF02562; smart=SM00322,SM00382; superfamily=52540), with the protein product MTGSSTEIALQRRKQAGNSVAGTAADGAAARSGNESSQPQKAQSTRTVPDTAVLALLGSKDENLRTAEEALDADVHVRGNEVSISGEPTEVAFAERVFDELIELVSKGNQLTPDIVRRSVTMLSASNGDSPSDVLTMDVLSRRGRSIRPKTANQKRYVDAIDENTVVFGIGPAGTGKTYLAMAKAVQALQAKEVNRIILIRPAVEAGERLGYLPGSLYEKIDPYLRPLYDALYDMIDPESVPRLTQAGTIEVAPLAYMRGRTLNDAFIILDEAQNTTPEQMKMFLTRLGFGSKIVVTGDVTQIDLPGGQRSGLKVVREILEGIDDILFSTLDSQDVVRHRLVGEIVNAYDRWQEHQDGEGGNPARKTRISEGRAHEQA
- a CDS encoding putative rRNA maturation factor (product_source=KO:K07042; cath_funfam=3.40.390.30; cog=COG0319; ko=KO:K07042; pfam=PF02130; superfamily=55486; tigrfam=TIGR00043) encodes the protein MSIEIANESVVRVPETTIVSVARFTLDRMGVSRLAELSIVLVELDVMADLHERWMDLSGPTDVMAFPMEEYEAPRGQDSTETSPGLLGDIVLCPEFARDQARKAGHGMEDELYLLTVHGVLHLLGYDHAEPEEEREMFALQNRLLAEFREAKTEADRAAQQRDADSRVLGVVGLDESQEATADGDSER
- a CDS encoding histidine triad (HIT) family protein (product_source=KO:K02503; cath_funfam=3.30.428.10; cog=COG0537; ko=KO:K02503; pfam=PF01230; superfamily=54197), with protein sequence MTDTEPSLFERMIAGEIPADFVHTDERTIAIRDISPQAPVHVLVVPRERYRNAAELAAADPELLSELVRVAGRIAESEGITESGYRLLFNTNSDAGQTIFHVHLHLLGGRQLGPLA
- a CDS encoding CBS domain containing-hemolysin-like protein (product_source=COG1253; cath_funfam=3.10.580.10,3.30.465.10; cog=COG1253; pfam=PF00571,PF01595,PF03471; smart=SM00116,SM01091; superfamily=54631,56176; transmembrane_helix_parts=Inside_1_6,TMhelix_7_29,Outside_30_88,TMhelix_89_111,Inside_112_122,TMhelix_123_140,Outside_141_443), which encodes MFTGIMALLVWAVLLVLAAGVFAAADAAIGTASHARVEELLRQGRAGAAQFARVLADRPRHVNLLLLLRLTCELTATVLVTVMVLEVSATPGWSVLFAVLIMLVVSYVLVGVGPRTIGRQHPYGVGLVVAGPVAVLARLLNPLTRLLIFVGNAITPGRGFREGPFSSEVELRELVDLAGERGVVAAGEREMIHSVFELGDTTAREVMVPRTEMIWIERVKTPRQALALALRSGFSRIPVIGDSVDDIVGIVTLKELARMTTERGESSDSESVRVSELMREASFVPDSKRLDELLKEMQLSRSHMAIAVDEYGGTAGLLTIEDIIEEIVGEITDESDREEHRPVEWLDEELVRVSSRLPVADLASLFEVELDDSEVETVGGLLAQRLGRVPLPGAEAEISGLRLRAEGGKDHRGRIRINALLVRRASESNGHNTADDERNSQHG
- a CDS encoding 16S rRNA (uracil1498-N3)-methyltransferase (product_source=KO:K09761; cath_funfam=3.40.1280.10; cog=COG1385; ko=KO:K09761; pfam=PF04452; superfamily=75217,88697; tigrfam=TIGR00046); protein product: MSSTLPVFSVEELPTGELTRLDGPEGKHAATVRRMRSGARLLLSDGRGGVAECLVTEVARDALDLEVVRRDRVPAAEPRVRLVQALVKGDRGELAVELATEAGVDLVTPWRAERCVARWEDGPRGAKALARWRNSALQAAKQARRAWIPTVTEPCSTSEVAETLRGREAAFVLHESAELGLADVELPTAGEIAVVVGPEGGITDQELSTLRAAGVRPVRLGHEVLRASTAGAVALGALGALTPRWR